In Solanum pennellii chromosome 3, SPENNV200, a single window of DNA contains:
- the LOC107014590 gene encoding protein ORANGE, chloroplastic, which translates to MVCAGRILYLSCSTTPFSPSTSAFPTSTSFHGNRRNGIRLRSMASDADASSYATSLDSESSDRNAAGFCIIEGPETVEDFAKMELQEIRDNIRSRRNKIFLHMEEVRRLRIQQRIKSAELGIITEAQENELPNFPSFIPFLPPLTSSNLKQYYATCISLIAGFMLFGGLLAPSLELKLGLGGTSYADFIGSMHLPMQLSQVDPIVASFSGGAVGVISALMVVEINNVKQQEHKRCKYCLGTGYLACARCSNTGSLVLIEPVSTIYGADKPLSPPKTERCSNCSGSGKVMCPTCLCTGMAMASEHDPRIDPFD; encoded by the exons ATGGTATGTGCAGGCAGAATTCTGTATTTATCTTGCTCAACGACGCCGTTTTCTCCATCCACTTCGGCGTTTCCTACTTCAACATCTTTCCATGGGAATCGTAGAAATGGAATTAGATTGCGATCCATGGCCTCTGATGCTGATGCATCTTCATACGCTACTTCGTTAGATTCTGAATCCTCCGATAGAAACGCAGCAGg GTTTTGTATAATTGAAGGACCTGAGACAGTAGAGGACTTTGCTAAAATGGAGTTGCAGGAAATTCGAGATAATATTAGAAGTAGGAGGAACAAGATATTTTTGCATATGGAGGAG GTACGCCGACTAAGAATACAACAAAGGATAAAGAGTGCTGAGCTTGGGATAATAACGGAAGCACAAGAAAATGAGCTTCCTAATTTCCCATCGTTCATTCCTTTTTTGCCTCCTCTT ACATCATCAAATCTTAAGCAATATTATGCTACTTGTATATCCCTCATTGCCGGATTTATGCTTTTTGGTGGACTTCTAGCACCCagt TTGGAGCTAAAATTGGGACTAGGAGGCACATCATATGCGGATTTTATCGGAAGCATGCATCTACCAATGCAACTGAG TCAGGTCGATCCAATTGTGGCATCATTCTCTGGGGGTGCAGTTGGGGTGATCTCTGCTTTGATGGTTGTTGAAATCAATAATGTGAAACAGCAGGAGCATAAGAGATGCAAGTACTGTCTTGGAACAG GATATCTTGCTTGTGCTCGATGTTCCAACACTGGATCTCTTGTTCTTATCGAGCCTGTTTCAACAATTTATGGTGCGGACAAGCCTCTGTCACCACCTAAAACAGAGAGGTGTTCCAACTGTTCAGGTTCAGGAAAG GTCATGTGCCCTACGTGTCTTTGTACTGGGATGGCTATGGCAAGTGAACACGATCCACGAATTGATCCATTTGATTAA
- the LOC107013497 gene encoding uncharacterized protein LOC107013497: MTKVTTQATATRIDISSVFYVHPSDNPGTPLVPAQYDGVGYRSWRRGILRALSVKNKLVFIDGSCVKPAENSPQSRQWQRCDDMVTSWILNSLTKEIADSVEYVNNSSELWKELEDRYDQTNGAKLYQIQKEIDDLTQGTLDITVYYTRLKKLWEELNTLNTKSICTCTCTCGAKDSMHKSEKDRRLIQFLMGLNEVYTVIRGNILMMNPLPSTAHAFSLLIQEEKQREYRPTSRTPMESISLNANAGRGSQGGRGYRTKFSSNNDLGNKVTEVF, translated from the coding sequence ATgacaaaagtcacaactcaaGCAACTGCTACTAGAATTGATATAAGCAGTGTTTTCTATGTTCATCCTTCAGACAATCCAGGAACACCACTTGTTCCAGCTCAATATGATGGAGTTGGATACAGATCCTGGAGAAGAGGTATCTTACGAGCTTTGTCTGTGAAGAACAAGTTAGTTTTCATTGACGGAAGCTGTGTGAAGCCAGCTGAAAATTCACCTCAATCTCGTCAATGGCAGAGATGTGATGATATGGTAACTTCATGGATATTGAACTCTCTTACCAAGGAGATTGCAGATAGTGTTGAATATGTTAACAATTCTTCTGAACTTTGGAAGGAACTAGAAGACAGATATGACCAGACAAATGGTGCAAAACTGTATCAAATTCAAAAGGAAATTGATGATCTAACACAGGGAACTCTAGACATCACTGTCTATTACACAAGACTGAAAAAGCTGTGGGAAGAATTAAACACTTTGAATACAAAGAGCATATGCACTTGTACATGTACTTGTGGTGCCAAGGATAGTATGCACAAATCAGAAAAGGACAGGCGATTAATACAATTCCTAATGGGATTGAATGAAGTTTACACTGTAATCAGAGGTAACATACTTATGATGAATCCTCTTCCTTCTACTGCACATGCTTTCTCTTTGTTGATTcaagaggaaaaacaaagagaatatAGGCCTACTAGTCGTACACCTATGGAGTCAATCTCACTGAATGCAAATGCTGGTAGAGGATCACAAGGTGGTAGAGGCTATAgaacaaaattttcaagtaataATGACTTAGGCAACAAAGTAACAGAAGTGTTTTGA
- the LOC107012743 gene encoding putative glycine-rich cell wall structural protein 1: MHSKFIDFALFIFILFTISAGSLALSPIGGRKMSSNTEMGSPSSGSGAAHGPNWDYNWGWGSSPSGGWGYGSGSGRSPNGFARGWGFGSGSGSGYGYGYGSGGAHGGGYGAGSGSGGSGGGFGSGSGGSPSVP, from the coding sequence ATGCATTCGAAATTCATCGATTTCgctctttttatatttattctctTTACTATCTCCGCTGGTTCTTTAGCCCTTAGCCCGATCGGCGGAAGGAAGATGAGCTCGAATACCGAGATGGGATCACCTAGCTCAGGTAGTGGTGCGGCTCATGGCCCTAATTGGGATTACAATTGGGGTTGGGGTTCAAGCCCGAGCGGAGGTTGGGGTTATGGTTCGGGCTCGGGTAGGTCTCCTAATGGATTTGCCCGAGGCTGGGGTTTTGGTTCCGGGTCTGGATCGGGATATGGTTATGGTTACGGAAGCGGTGGGGCTCATGGTGGTGGTTATGGAGCTGGAAGTGGTTCGGGTGGTAGTGGAGGAGGTTTTGGTTCGGGAAGTGGTGGTTCGCCATCAGTTCCCTAA